The following is a genomic window from Methanoplanus sp. FWC-SCC4.
TCATTGCCGCTTTTAAGAGATCAAACATGTCAATTTTTGCACTTGCGGTTTCAGTGACAGACTCCCTTGTAACACTTGCAATCCAGTTGTCATGGTAGAGGGTAATCTCCCTTGTATCCTCAATGCTCACAACCTTTGCAAGAGGAGGTATGAAAAGTGATACTGCATTCAGGGAAGATGTTTTTCCGCTTGCCGTTCCGCCAACGAAAAGAAGACTTTTGTTGTTCTCAATCGCAAGCCAGAAGAAAGCAAGCTCATCAGCACTGAATGTTCCGTACTCCATTAATTCAACCGGAGTGAACGGATCTTCCCTGAACTTTCTTATCGTAAATGATGTTCCCCTGCTTGTAACCTCCTTTCCAAGAGTAAGCTGAAGACGCGAACCGTCAGGGAGAGTTGCATCAAGCATCGGCTGTGAGATTGAAATATGCTTTCCTGACCTCTGTGCAAGTGTAATCGCAAGAGAATTCAAAACCTCCTCTTCAAAAGATATATTGGTTTTGATATTCCGGTATTTCCGGTGATACAGAAATATGGGTATTCCCGAACCGTCACAGGATATATCCTCAAGATTCGGATCCTTTATGAGCGGATCAAGTCGTGACCACCCAAGGAAATTTCGATTGAGATAATAACGTAGTTTAAAGAGAGAACTTTTTTTGAGAGTTATTTTGTATTCCCTAAGCAGTTCTGACATCCTTTCAATCAGAACCAGTGATTTTTCCTGACGGATCTCTTCATCTGTGAGGATTAAGACATCCCTCATGTCCTCAAAAAGACGCTCCAGAAGCTCATATTCAAATCTGGTCAGAACAGGCTCAAAGAGCATATACTCATTTAAATGCGTATCATCATTATTTACGATTAAAACCTTTGATCTGCCCTCACTGACCCAGTACTCCTCAACAAGTGTGTATCCTTTTGGAATTTTTGGTTCAACAAGAGGCCCGTCCTTTTTAGGATCATACAATTCGGGAGTCTTGGTCTTTGGGAAAAAAAAGCCGAAGAGAGATCTTTTTTTGGCGACAGGAGCGGCCTTAATTGTAGACTCTGACGATTCTTCCGGCCCTGGTGAAGATAATATATCCGGATCAGGCGACTTTTCCTCATCTGAATCTAAGAGAACCGGTTCTTCGCCAGTATTATCTGCGGGAGTTTCCTCATCAGGAGAAGATGACTCTAAAAATCCGTTCACAGGATTTTTTAAGAGCTCTTCTTGTTTAATATCTTCCTCTATATCCTGTTTTATTTCTTCAGATTCCTTTCTCCTGAAAAATGACATCCTTAACTGCCCCTTATATTCGTATAATTTCCCTTCCAAAGACTGATAAGAATTGTTTTTGTTCTCAACAAATATAAACAGACAGGTGAGGCTTTTTTCTCCTTTATGATCTTTTTTCGTCTTTTCCTAAGATTTAGAATTTAAAAGACAGATTTTTGTCGCAAAATTTACAAATAATGAGCCTAAATTATCAGATTGAGATCATGCATGATAATCTGAATGAAAGAATGCCCACAGGTCTGGCCTCTCTTGATCCTGTTCTGGACGGGGGAATACCTCCGGGTTCAGTTGTACTCCTTGCAGGTCAGCCCGGTGCAGGCAACAGGGAATTTGTATATTCATCGGTTATTTTTCTCTCAAAGCTCATGGGTAAAAACGAACCCTCCGGGAATATGAAACTCCCTAAAACAATTGCATATACCACCTTCACACGCTTATCATCGTCTATTAAAGACGAGATGATGATGTCTTTTAAAAGCGATCTCGTATCAGACACACTTGACAATGTGAATTTCATCGATCTCTCTGAGGTCTATTTTGAGCAGAGTGTTGTTCCAAACAGCTGGTACAGCGAATCCTCAATAGTTGAGAGGTTCAGGAAGAAGAGCGAAACCGAGGGTATCGTTGCAAAACTGGCAGTGGAACTTGAGGGTATACAAAAAAACAGCCTCATAGTCATTGATTCCATAACCGATATTGCCACTCAGAGCACTCCTGATAATGACTGGAGGGAACTGATTGGATTTTTAAGAGGGCTTCAGAGAGTCGCAAAAAGCTGGGGGTCCACAATATATATTCTGCTCTCGGACGGAATACTAAACAGCCAGCGTCTGATTGAAATTGCAGACTGTTCTGATGCGATGATTACTTTCAGATGGGAAGAGAGTTCAGGCAGGAAACGACAGAGGATCATGTACTTTGAAAAGTTCAGCGGTGTAATGCCTTATCTTGAAGAGAATGATCTGGTTAAATTCGCAGCCAGAATCACACCGGAATCAGGATTTGAAGTCAGCAACATCAGAGTGATCATATGATTAAGGAACGAATCCTTATAGGAATCCCCGGTCTTGACGACATGATGATGGGAGGTCTCATCAAAAACAGCATGTGCTCCATCATCGGAACGTATGGTACCGGGAAGACAACATTCGCACTTCAGTTCGTTTTTGACGGACTAACAAAAGGCGAGACTGTTATTTACATCAGTCTTGAAGAGAGCGAAGAGAGCATATATGAAAAAATTGAAGACAGGGGATGGGACGTTGAGCCATATAAAAACAAAACCCTTTATGTCATAAAACTCGACCCGACAGACTTTACCCTCTCAATAAACAGCATCAAAAACGATCTCCCGGAGCTTATCAGAACAGTCGGGGCAACGAGGCTTGTAATCGATCCGATATCCCTCTTTGAAGGGCTTTTTGACGACACATCAGCCAGAAGAAAAGAGATGTTCCGTTTTGCCGAGATGATGAGAGGCATGGAAGTCACATCCCTTCTCACAAGCGAAACCGAGCAGAACAATATTTATGCAAGCAAATACGGCCTTGTCGAGTACCTCGCTGATACTGTAATCATCCTCCGCTATATACGCCCCTCCGATCTCTCAGAGGTCCATACGGCGGTTGAGGTTGTAAAGATGAGGCGCTCAAACCATTCAAGAGAGATTAAACCCTATGAAATCCAGGAAGACAGGGTTAATGTTTACTCAGAAGCAAGCGTCTTTTAAATCTTCATGAAAATATCTTTTTTAAAAGGAACACACGATTTAAAGCAAATAAATTTCTGAAATTTATTTCAGCAGTGGTTTTTGAAAAGAGATTTTGTTATTTTTTTGGATTTTTAAAAAATCAGATATTTTTACAGATTTTTTAGATATTTATTCCTGCAAAGTTCAGAATTATTAAAAGAATCGCTCCGGGAAGACCGCCGAGTGCACATACCAAAACAGCACCCCATGTCACGCGAAAAGACTCCATTCCGAGAAGGTTCATCTGTGAAACGACAATGAGGGTAATCAGGCCCACAACAGAGTTGATGATAAGCGTCGTCACATTCTTTAAAAAATACCAGAGGACGAAAACAATACCAAGTGCAATTATTATTGTTATCAGAGTATCCAACATTGTAACTAATTAATAACAGTCATTTTTACATTAATCTTTCTTTCAAAAATAAAAGCTTCTGAAAAATTCAGGGTAAAAAGAGTATCAGATTTTATTGCGGTTTTTTTAAAATAATTGGTATAAATTTATTTTCCTACAACTGAAAGGCTGCCAAACCTCATTGCAGGAACAATGATGCTTCCAAGCTTTCTTGACTCAGGAGACATGCCCTGGATGTCTTTTAGCATCTCAAAAATATTGCCGGAAAGCATTGCGGATCTTATCGGCCGGCCCCTTTCACCGTCCTGCATCCACGATGCATTTGAGAGTTCGACTGAAAAGTCACCGGTGATTCCGTTTGCAGTGTGTGCACCAACAACTGTGTGTGCGTAAACCGCCTTTTCGTCATAGATATTCTCACGTTTTCCGTCAACGTAGATATTGTGAGTTCCGATTACCGGCGCTCCGCCCGAACCTGCACGAACAGCACTGCCTGTCGACTGCTCGCCATAGCGGTATGCGGTCTTAAGATCGTAGGAGAATTCGTTTACGACACCCTCCTTCACAAAATCAATTTTTCTTGTAGGCACACCCTCGGAATCCCTCAGAGCAGCGCCCATGCCGTTGAACGGGTCATCATAGATGCTGAGCGATTCATCCATGCAGCACTCCCCGAGCTTGTCTGCCAGAAAAGATCTTTTTGCCTTTACACTTTTGCCTGAAAATGAAGGGAAGACTACACTTCCCAGAAGCTGACATACAGCAACAGGGGACAGGATGACATCATACTTTCCGGTATCTATCTCATCACCATCTTTGGAATGGACTGCAAGATATGCGGCTTCACGTCCGACATTTACAGGATCAATCTCGTCCTGGAAACATGAATTGTCAAACTCATAACCTGTGGAAGTTCCGCAGATAGTCTCAAGTGAAACACCGGCACGGGTCTTTTCATTTGAATAGAAAACACCGTTTGAGTTTGCAAGTATTATGCCCCCTGATGAGACTGAGGCAGAACCGCCGACGATGTCGGCCTCATACTCAGAGGCACCCGTCTTTAATTTATTGATCATTTCAGTTGTAACCGAAATATCAACCTTTAAACTTGTGTCAAAGGTATGCAAATCCCTCTTCTCGATTTCAGAGGGAAGTGGCAGACCTCCCCATTCCTGCGGAGTTGCAAGCTTTGCACCTGATACAGCTGAGTCAAGGCACATCTTCCATTTCAGCGGATCATTTGTTGATGAACATCCGATCTTTCCGTCTTTTATTACACGGATACCGATACCGCACGAGTCAGAACCGGATGCCTCGCCAATCTGGCTGCCTTTAAGTTCAACACCGACACCTGAGGCTTTTGCAAAAAAGACCTCAACATCGTCGGCAATCTTTTGTCCTTCTCTTAAGATATTGTCAATGACAGAAATTTTCTCAACCATTTAATAGATCACCCCTGTCCTCCTACAACAGCACTTTTCAGAAGAATATGCGGAGAACCGTCAGTTACAGGAACGCTCTGACCGCCTTTCCCGCAGTATCCCGGATTCATCACCCTGTCACCGGCACAGAGAACGATATTGTGCAGGGTTTTTAGAATGTCGCCTGTTAATGACACATCCCTAACCATTCCGGCAAGCTCCCCGTTTTCGATTAAATATCCGTATTCCGCATTGAACTGGAAAACCCCTCTTCCGGGATCAACCTGTCCGCCCCGTGAGCCTTTCAGAAGAATACCTGATCTGCACTCTGCAATTATTTCATCATACGAAGAGTCACCGTTTTCAATAAATGTGTTGCTCATCCTTACAAGAGGGACGGCTCCTGCCTCTCCTCTTGAATGCCCTGCATCACCGTCGCCTACGACAGCAAGTGTCTGCCTGTCATGGATGAATGAGTTTAAAACTCCGTTTTTGATAATATCGGTTCTCTTCGGAAGAACACCCTCGGCATCGACAGGCATAAATCCGAATTCGTGAAGTGTCGGATCATCCACTACACTTACAATATCCCCACCTATTTTTTCACCGATTTTTCCGCGAAGGACTGAAACGCCCTCTTTTACAAGATCACCCTCAGAGGCATGCCCGACTGCCTCATGGGCAAAGACGCCTGCCAGCTCCTGATCCAAAACGGCATCCATTATTCCGCCCTTTGCAGGGGATGCAGAAAGAAGCTTTATTGCACGTTCCGCTGCTTCAAGGCCCTTATTTTCCTTGTGCCTCATATTAAGGCCGAGAATTGTATGCTCACTCTCGCGTCCGGCCTGCATTATGTCATTCTCTTTTGCAACGGCGGAAACAGAGTAGCCAGACCTGCACATATCATACTTATATTCGTTTCCGGAGGAATCGGTATAAAAAACAGTTCCGAGGCCTTCGGTGTAGTTTGCACGGGAGTTGACGATTCCCTTTATTTTTGCGGCCTTTTCAATGTTTAAGAGAAGTTCACATTTTTCTTCGAGTGAAACATCCTGCGGATTCTCCTTCATGGCAGGAACAGGAAGAATGCCTGACTTTGCATCGCCAAGGGAAACCTCCTCTTCGGTCACACTTGCGTATCTCATTGCAGTGGAGATATACTCATCAATCTCCTTTTGGGATTTCATGCTGTAATTTTCAATAATTGCAACACCCCAACCTTTACGTCCGAGGACTCTGAGGGTTGCGGTGTCAACAAAACTTACAGAAGCAGATTCAACAATGCTGTTGTCTATCTCTATGTGGGTTGATGACCCGGAAACATGTCTTATATCATAAAATGCGGGCTCTTCCATAAAAGCTCCTCCAAAATCCAAAAAAAATTATTTGGGAATGATTAACAGTTAATTCATTCAGGCTCCGGGGACTTTCTTCCCGGATGTGCCTGAAACTTTCTCAAGAAACTCTGCCGGTGTCATCCTTGCAAGGTTTCTGATCTTTTCCATGAATGCCTCTTTCCTCTCCGGCACAAGTGCAACATCAAGAACCTCTTCGATGGTACTGACAGGAATTATCTCAACCATGTCCTTGTAGCGTTCTTCAATTAAGACATCATCAAGGTTTGAATGAGGAATAATTACAGTTTTAATTCCTGCCTTTGCCGCAGCCTCAATCTTGTATGTCGCTCCTCCGATAGGAAGAACATTGCCTCTGACAGAAAGTGATCCTGTCATAGCAACATCCTGTCTTACAGGAATGCCTTCAATTGCACTGATTACAGCTGTTGCAACACTTACCGATGCCGAGTCACCCTCAACACCGCTGTATGTTCCGATGAACTGAATGTGGACATCCATGTTTCTGATGTCACGTCCGGTGAACTTTTTGACAATCGCACTTACGTTGGTGATTGATTCCTGTGCAATCTCCTTTAACAGACCTGTTGCTACAATTGTACCTGTCGCACCCTGTGTGGGGGTTGCCTCTGCCATAATCGGAAGCACCTGACCGGAGTCCTGGCCGACAACTGCAAGACCGTTTACACGTCCGACTTTTATTCCGTCGACAACTGTCAGTTCGTAATCCCTGCTTCTCTTTGTGTACTCGTCTGAGATCTGATCCTCAACAGAGCGTGCGATTGACTTTGCCTTTAGCACATGATCGGTGGTTGTTACAGGTGCGTTGTCCTGCCTTGCCATATCACCTGCAACACGGATAAGACCGCCCATATCACGAAGCTTAAGGGTGATATGCCCCTTTCTGTTGCTGCGTCTTCTTGCCTCACGCATGATCTCTTCTATTGCACCCCTGTCAAACGGCGGGATCTTTCCGTCGTTTTTGATCTCCTGTGCAATGAACCTGATAAACTTCTTCTGGTTTTCAGGTGTGTCAGGCATTGAATCCTGCATGAAAACCTCATATCCGTATCCCCTGATACGTGATCTGAGTGCAGGGTGCATTCCTTCCATTGCATCAAGATTACCGGCTGCAATCATGACAAAACGGCACGGTACCGGCTCGGTTTTAACCATTGCACCGCTTGAACGCTCACTCTGTCCGGTGATTGGGAATTCTCCCTCCTGAAGTGCAGTTAAAAGATTCTGCTGTGAGTGGGGAGTGAGGGTGTTTATCTCATCAATAAAGAGCACACCCTTGTTTGCCTTGTGTATTCCGCCTGCTTCCACACGATCGTGTGCAGGGGTTTCAAGACCTCCGGACTGGAAAGGATCGTGCCTTACATCGCCGAGAAGGGCACCTGCATGCGATCCTGTTCCGTCTATATATGGTGCATTTCCATCCTTCTCACTTGAAACAAGAAGTTTTGGCACCATCATCTCGTCTTTCGGCCTTGAATACTGAAGAGCCATGAAAATAAATGCCGCTGCAATTATTCCCATGAGCATTGCACCGATTATGATTGAATACCCGACAATTCCAAAGATAAGAACCATTATCAGAGTGTTTCTTGTCTGGGCACGCTTTCGGGCCTCGGCCTTGTGGGCATTTACAATCTCCTTTCCCCTACCGGCTTTTACTGTCCGGATAATAGGGGTATTTGAATCTTCAGAGTTCGGATATACCAGTATATCCTGAAGATCCTCTTTTGGAAGAAGTTCGGCCATTGCCTTTGCAAGCATGGACTTACCCGTACCGGGCGTTCCGATCATCATTACATGACGGCGCTGGATTGCCGCTTTTTTGATGACCTCCACTGCATGCTCCTGCCCTATGACCTGATCAACAAGTCTTTCGGGAACAGGAATATCAGATGATGATTCGATATTATCAAGGTTTATTTCATCAGTTGTCTGATGCTTTTTATCTGATTCATCTTCACCGCCGGCTGTCTCCACCGGTTGTGATATGGCGCGTGAGATTACATCCTGACCTTCGGTAATGCCTTCTTTAATCTCTGCATTCCGGTCGTGAATTTGGTTCTCACGATCCATTGAATCCAAAGACCCGGGCTTTTCCGTCTCGTTTTGAATATTTTCTGGTTTGTTATCGTTGTTTACCATTAATGAGTTAACCTCTTGAAAACGATAGTGCTTAAATGATTCATTCGTGATACTTTAAGTACTTTCTACAACAGGTAATTATGATGAAGATCATCTGCAACGAAAAATCACAGGTTTTAGCCGCTAAAACCGCCAAATCTACAGGTTTGGAACTTGTCCCGACAGAGTTTAAAAAATTCCCCGACGGCGAATTGTATGTTAAGACAGGTATTGTCGATTCTGAAACGGTTATCATCGCCAGCATCACAGACAGCGATTCCTTCATACAGACACTTCTGTTAATAGACGCATGTGTGGGATCCGATGTAACCCTTGTAATACCATACATGGGGTATGCAAGGCAGGATAAAAAATTCAATGACGGAGAACCGGTCAGTGCAAGGGCAATTGCAAGAGCTCTTTCAAACGGGATTAACCGTGTATATACAATTAATATACACGAAAAAGCTGTCCTTGATTTCTTCTCCGTCCCGGCAGAAGACCTCTCCCTTGCACCTTTCATCGGGGATTACATAAGCAGTATGAACCTTGAAAATCCGCTTATACTTGCACCGGACAAAGGGGCGGCAGAGTTTGCAAAGGATGTGTCAGAAAATACAGGCCTTGAATGCGACTATCTTCATAAAACAAGACTCTCGGGAACAGAAGTCAGAATGGAGCCGAAAAACCTTCCGGCACTGGACAGATGCGTTGTTATCGTCGATGACATAATTTCAACCGGCGGGACGCTGGCAACCGCAACCGGAATGCTAAAAGAACAGGGTGCAACAGAGGTTCATGCAATATGTGTACACGGTGTTTTTGCAGCAGGAGGATTTGCAAAACTCTCGGCAGGCGGGCCGGCCTCCGTCATATCAAGTGACACAATAGAATCCGCATCAAGTAAGGTTTCAGTTGCAGAATGCATTAAAAGTGCCCTGATAAAATAAAATTAAAAAAATCATACAGTATAATAGTATAATGACAACAAGAATCCTTGATTCATCTTTCTTTTTTCTCGACATACCAATAGACGGCGAGTGCATGATACCTGCACGGGTGGAGGATGAATTAATTGACATAAGGGCAAAAGCCCGCCTTGAGGCAATGAAAGCCAAAGGAATGAGGGTCTCTGAGCCTTCACGGGAATCACTTGAAAGGGCGAGAAAGGCAGCACTTAAATCAGGTGACATTACTGTTCTTTCAGAAACCGACCTGGATGTCGTGGCACTTGCACTTGACACAGGGGGCGATGTGGTTTCAGATGATTTCGCGGTATCAAACACTGCACAGACACTTGGCCTCAGGGTAATTCCTCTTCAGCAAAGAGCAGCCAGAAAGATTCGCTGGAGATACAGGTGTCAGGGATGCGGCAAATACTACTCAAAACCCGGTACATGTGAAATCTGCGGTGCTGAGATTAAAAGAAAGCTTAAATGATCAAAAACATATTCTATTTTCATGTCATCCCTTGATGATCTCATTGAAAGGGCAAAGATGCTCCACTCTGAAGGCAGGAGTCAGAGTCAGATCGCTGACGAAATGAGTCTTTCCGTTGAGACTATTACATGGCTTTTAACCCAGCAGAAAGGTGAGAAGGCGGCTCCAAAGGATATACTAATTGACTGGTCGGCAATAAGCTGCTATGCCGACATGCTTGAGGATATATCCGTAATGATGCTGAAGAGATTCTATTATGCACAAGAAGAGCTTTTGGAATCAGACGA
Proteins encoded in this region:
- a CDS encoding RAD55 family ATPase; translated protein: MHDNLNERMPTGLASLDPVLDGGIPPGSVVLLAGQPGAGNREFVYSSVIFLSKLMGKNEPSGNMKLPKTIAYTTFTRLSSSIKDEMMMSFKSDLVSDTLDNVNFIDLSEVYFEQSVVPNSWYSESSIVERFRKKSETEGIVAKLAVELEGIQKNSLIVIDSITDIATQSTPDNDWRELIGFLRGLQRVAKSWGSTIYILLSDGILNSQRLIEIADCSDAMITFRWEESSGRKRQRIMYFEKFSGVMPYLEENDLVKFAARITPESGFEVSNIRVII
- the lonB gene encoding ATP-dependent protease LonB, whose product is MVNNDNKPENIQNETEKPGSLDSMDRENQIHDRNAEIKEGITEGQDVISRAISQPVETAGGEDESDKKHQTTDEINLDNIESSSDIPVPERLVDQVIGQEHAVEVIKKAAIQRRHVMMIGTPGTGKSMLAKAMAELLPKEDLQDILVYPNSEDSNTPIIRTVKAGRGKEIVNAHKAEARKRAQTRNTLIMVLIFGIVGYSIIIGAMLMGIIAAAFIFMALQYSRPKDEMMVPKLLVSSEKDGNAPYIDGTGSHAGALLGDVRHDPFQSGGLETPAHDRVEAGGIHKANKGVLFIDEINTLTPHSQQNLLTALQEGEFPITGQSERSSGAMVKTEPVPCRFVMIAAGNLDAMEGMHPALRSRIRGYGYEVFMQDSMPDTPENQKKFIRFIAQEIKNDGKIPPFDRGAIEEIMREARRRSNRKGHITLKLRDMGGLIRVAGDMARQDNAPVTTTDHVLKAKSIARSVEDQISDEYTKRSRDYELTVVDGIKVGRVNGLAVVGQDSGQVLPIMAEATPTQGATGTIVATGLLKEIAQESITNVSAIVKKFTGRDIRNMDVHIQFIGTYSGVEGDSASVSVATAVISAIEGIPVRQDVAMTGSLSVRGNVLPIGGATYKIEAAAKAGIKTVIIPHSNLDDVLIEERYKDMVEIIPVSTIEEVLDVALVPERKEAFMEKIRNLARMTPAEFLEKVSGTSGKKVPGA
- a CDS encoding pro-sigmaK processing inhibitor BofA family protein, translating into MLDTLITIIIALGIVFVLWYFLKNVTTLIINSVVGLITLIVVSQMNLLGMESFRVTWGAVLVCALGGLPGAILLIILNFAGINI
- a CDS encoding KaiC domain-containing protein, which produces MIKERILIGIPGLDDMMMGGLIKNSMCSIIGTYGTGKTTFALQFVFDGLTKGETVIYISLEESEESIYEKIEDRGWDVEPYKNKTLYVIKLDPTDFTLSINSIKNDLPELIRTVGATRLVIDPISLFEGLFDDTSARRKEMFRFAEMMRGMEVTSLLTSETEQNNIYASKYGLVEYLADTVIILRYIRPSDLSEVHTAVEVVKMRRSNHSREIKPYEIQEDRVNVYSEASVF
- a CDS encoding TldD/PmbA family protein, translating into MEEPAFYDIRHVSGSSTHIEIDNSIVESASVSFVDTATLRVLGRKGWGVAIIENYSMKSQKEIDEYISTAMRYASVTEEEVSLGDAKSGILPVPAMKENPQDVSLEEKCELLLNIEKAAKIKGIVNSRANYTEGLGTVFYTDSSGNEYKYDMCRSGYSVSAVAKENDIMQAGRESEHTILGLNMRHKENKGLEAAERAIKLLSASPAKGGIMDAVLDQELAGVFAHEAVGHASEGDLVKEGVSVLRGKIGEKIGGDIVSVVDDPTLHEFGFMPVDAEGVLPKRTDIIKNGVLNSFIHDRQTLAVVGDGDAGHSRGEAGAVPLVRMSNTFIENGDSSYDEIIAECRSGILLKGSRGGQVDPGRGVFQFNAEYGYLIENGELAGMVRDVSLTGDILKTLHNIVLCAGDRVMNPGYCGKGGQSVPVTDGSPHILLKSAVVGGQG
- a CDS encoding ribose-phosphate diphosphokinase, with product MMKIICNEKSQVLAAKTAKSTGLELVPTEFKKFPDGELYVKTGIVDSETVIIASITDSDSFIQTLLLIDACVGSDVTLVIPYMGYARQDKKFNDGEPVSARAIARALSNGINRVYTINIHEKAVLDFFSVPAEDLSLAPFIGDYISSMNLENPLILAPDKGAAEFAKDVSENTGLECDYLHKTRLSGTEVRMEPKNLPALDRCVVIVDDIISTGGTLATATGMLKEQGATEVHAICVHGVFAAGGFAKLSAGGPASVISSDTIESASSKVSVAECIKSALIK
- a CDS encoding type II/IV secretion system ATPase subunit, with product MSFFRRKESEEIKQDIEEDIKQEELLKNPVNGFLESSSPDEETPADNTGEEPVLLDSDEEKSPDPDILSSPGPEESSESTIKAAPVAKKRSLFGFFFPKTKTPELYDPKKDGPLVEPKIPKGYTLVEEYWVSEGRSKVLIVNNDDTHLNEYMLFEPVLTRFEYELLERLFEDMRDVLILTDEEIRQEKSLVLIERMSELLREYKITLKKSSLFKLRYYLNRNFLGWSRLDPLIKDPNLEDISCDGSGIPIFLYHRKYRNIKTNISFEEEVLNSLAITLAQRSGKHISISQPMLDATLPDGSRLQLTLGKEVTSRGTSFTIRKFREDPFTPVELMEYGTFSADELAFFWLAIENNKSLLFVGGTASGKTSSLNAVSLFIPPLAKVVSIEDTREITLYHDNWIASVTRESVTETASAKIDMFDLLKAAMRQRPEYILVGEVRGSEAQTLFQAMNTGHTTFSTLHGNDVDAAIHRLENAPLNVPRNMVQALDIVSVQALVYRGQERVRRSLEIVEIAGIDPATGNLRVNNVFEYYPITDVHSYSGRSKVYSGIMEVRGWSSAEMSEEIQRRKEILLAMQKQGIRRYVEVTRVFQAYSINPERVMENIDDLVKVFS
- a CDS encoding NOB1 family endonuclease, whose protein sequence is MTTRILDSSFFFLDIPIDGECMIPARVEDELIDIRAKARLEAMKAKGMRVSEPSRESLERARKAALKSGDITVLSETDLDVVALALDTGGDVVSDDFAVSNTAQTLGLRVIPLQQRAARKIRWRYRCQGCGKYYSKPGTCEICGAEIKRKLK
- a CDS encoding TldD/PmbA family protein, producing MVEKISVIDNILREGQKIADDVEVFFAKASGVGVELKGSQIGEASGSDSCGIGIRVIKDGKIGCSSTNDPLKWKMCLDSAVSGAKLATPQEWGGLPLPSEIEKRDLHTFDTSLKVDISVTTEMINKLKTGASEYEADIVGGSASVSSGGIILANSNGVFYSNEKTRAGVSLETICGTSTGYEFDNSCFQDEIDPVNVGREAAYLAVHSKDGDEIDTGKYDVILSPVAVCQLLGSVVFPSFSGKSVKAKRSFLADKLGECCMDESLSIYDDPFNGMGAALRDSEGVPTRKIDFVKEGVVNEFSYDLKTAYRYGEQSTGSAVRAGSGGAPVIGTHNIYVDGKRENIYDEKAVYAHTVVGAHTANGITGDFSVELSNASWMQDGERGRPIRSAMLSGNIFEMLKDIQGMSPESRKLGSIIVPAMRFGSLSVVGK